The following proteins are co-located in the Triticum aestivum cultivar Chinese Spring chromosome 1A, IWGSC CS RefSeq v2.1, whole genome shotgun sequence genome:
- the LOC123184315 gene encoding transcription initiation factor TFIID subunit 6 isoform X3, whose product MSIVPKETIEVIAQSIGIPSLPADVSAALAPDVEYRLREIMQEAIKCMRHAKRTVLTADDVDSALSLRNVEPVYGFASGDPLRFKRAVGHKDLFYIDDREVDFKEIIEAPLPKAPLDTAVVVHWLAIEGVQPAIPENPPIDAISAPTENKRTEHAKDDGLPVDIKLPVKHILSRELQMYFDKIAELTMSRSSTPVFREALVSLSKDSGLHPLVPYFSYFIADEVTRSLADLPVLFALMRVVQSLLRNPHIHIEPYLHQLMPSMITCIVAKRLGHRLSDNHWELRDFSANLVASVCRRYGHVYHNLQIRLTKTLVHAFLDPHKALTQHYGAVQGISALGPSVQIRLLLLPNLQTYMQLLDPELQLEKQSNEMKRKEAWRVYGALLCAAGKCLYERLKLFPNLLSPPTRPLLRSNSRVATNNPNKRKSSTDLSASQPPLKKMASDVSMSPMGSAATVAGNMPGSMDGFSAQLPNPSMMQASSSGQKVESMTTAGAIRRDQGNNHAQRVSTVLRQAWKEDQDAGHLLGSLHEVFGEAIFSFIQPPELSIFL is encoded by the exons atGAGCATCGTCCCCAAGGAGACGATCGAGGTGATTGCCCAGAGCATCGGCATCCCCTCCCTCCCCGCCGATGTCTCCGCCGCCCTCGCCCCCGACGTCGAGTACCGCCTCCGGGAGATCATGCAG GAGGCCATCAAGTGTATGCGGCATGCAAAGAGGACAGTTCTGACTGCCGATGATGTTGACAGTGCTCTGAGCCTGAGGAATGTTGAG CCTGTATATGGATTTGCATCTGGTGACCCCTTGCGGTTTAAGAGAGCTGTGGGCCATAAAGATCTCTTCTATATTGATGACAGGGAGGTAGACTTCAAAGAG ATTATCGAAGCTCCTCTACCGAAAGCTCCACTCGACACAGCAGTTGTTGTTCACTGGCTAGCGATTGAGGGCGTCCAACCTGCTATTCCAGAGAATCCTCCTATCGATG CAATTTCAGCACCAACTGAAAATAAAAGGACAGAGCATGCGAAGGATGATGGACTACCAGTTGACATCAAGCTTCCTGTTAAGCATATATTATCTAGAGAACTCCAG ATGTACTTTGATAAAATAGCAGAGCTTACTATGAGTAGATCAAGCACCCCAGTTTTTAGAGAAGCATTAGTGAGCCTGTCTAAAGACTCAGGCCTTCATCCGTTGGTTCCTTACTTTTCGTACTTCATTGCAGATGAG GTTACCAGGAGTTTGGCCGACCTCCCTGTTCTATTTGCTCTCATGCGTGTTGTCCAAAGCCTTCTCCGTAATCCTCACATTCATATTGAACCATAT TTGCATCAGTTGATGCCATCAATGATCACTTGCATCGTCGCGAAAAGGCTTGGGCACAGGCTTTCAGACAACCATTGGGAGCTTAGAGACTTCTCTGCCAATTTGGTTGCTTCAGTATGTCGGAG GTATGGTCATGTGTACCACAATCTCCAAATCCGGTTAACAAAGACACTGGTCCATGCATTTCTTGACCCTCATAAAGCATTGACGCAACATTATGGTGCTGTTCAAGGGATATCTGCATTGGGGCCCAGTGTG CAGATTAGGCTTCTGCTTTTGCCCAACCTCCAGACGTACATGCAACTTTTGGATCCTGAATTACAACTTGAGAAGCAATCAAATGAAATGAAACGAAAGGAAGCATGGCGTGTTTACGGTGCCCTGCTG TGTGCTGCAGGCAAATGCTTGTATGAGCGGCTTAAGTTATTTCCTAATTTGCTCTCTCCGCCAACTCGGCCACTTCTGAGGAGTAATAGCAGAGTTGCAACAAACAACCCAA ATAAACGGAAGTCTAGTACAGACCTCTCTGCGTCTCAGCCACCTCTGAAGAAGATGGCGTCGGACGTATCAATGAGTCCCATGGGTTCAGCAGCTACAGTGGCAGGAAACATGCCAGGAAGCATGGATGGGTTCTCCGCCCAGCTACCCAACCCCAGCATGATGCAAGCCTCATCCTCCGGACAGAAGGTAGAAAGCATGACAACAGCAGGCGCGATCCGGAGAGACCAGGGAAACAACCACGCGCAAAGGGTCTCCACAGTGCTGAGGCAGGCCTGGAAGGAGGACCAAGACGCCGGGCATCTCCTGGGGTCGCTGCACGAGGTGTTCGGTGAAGCCATCTTCTCGTTCATCCAGCCACCGGAGCTATCCATCTTCCTGTAG
- the LOC123184315 gene encoding transcription initiation factor TFIID subunit 6 isoform X4 — protein sequence MSIVPKETIEVIAQSIGIPSLPADVSAALAPDVEYRLREIMQEAIKCMRHAKRTVLTADDVDSALSLRNVEPVYGFASGDPLRFKRAVGHKDLFYIDDREVDFKEIIEAPLPKAPLDTAVVVHWLAIEGVQPAIPENPPIDAISAPTENKRTEHAKDDGLPVDIKLPVKHILSRELQMYFDKIAELTMSRSSTPVFREALVSLSKDSGLHPLVPYFSYFIADEVTRSLADLPVLFALMRVVQSLLRNPHIHIEPYLHQLMPSMITCIVAKRLGHRLSDNHWELRDFSANLVASVCRRYGHVYHNLQIRLTKTLVHAFLDPHKALTQHYGAVQGISALGPSVIRLLLLPNLQTYMQLLDPELQLEKQSNEMKRKEAWRVYGALLCAAGKCLYERLKLFPNLLSPPTRPLLRSNSRVATNNPNKRKSSTDLSASQPPLKKMASDVSMSPMGSAATVAGNMPGSMDGFSAQLPNPSMMQASSSGQKVESMTTAGAIRRDQGNNHAQRVSTVLRQAWKEDQDAGHLLGSLHEVFGEAIFSFIQPPELSIFL from the exons atGAGCATCGTCCCCAAGGAGACGATCGAGGTGATTGCCCAGAGCATCGGCATCCCCTCCCTCCCCGCCGATGTCTCCGCCGCCCTCGCCCCCGACGTCGAGTACCGCCTCCGGGAGATCATGCAG GAGGCCATCAAGTGTATGCGGCATGCAAAGAGGACAGTTCTGACTGCCGATGATGTTGACAGTGCTCTGAGCCTGAGGAATGTTGAG CCTGTATATGGATTTGCATCTGGTGACCCCTTGCGGTTTAAGAGAGCTGTGGGCCATAAAGATCTCTTCTATATTGATGACAGGGAGGTAGACTTCAAAGAG ATTATCGAAGCTCCTCTACCGAAAGCTCCACTCGACACAGCAGTTGTTGTTCACTGGCTAGCGATTGAGGGCGTCCAACCTGCTATTCCAGAGAATCCTCCTATCGATG CAATTTCAGCACCAACTGAAAATAAAAGGACAGAGCATGCGAAGGATGATGGACTACCAGTTGACATCAAGCTTCCTGTTAAGCATATATTATCTAGAGAACTCCAG ATGTACTTTGATAAAATAGCAGAGCTTACTATGAGTAGATCAAGCACCCCAGTTTTTAGAGAAGCATTAGTGAGCCTGTCTAAAGACTCAGGCCTTCATCCGTTGGTTCCTTACTTTTCGTACTTCATTGCAGATGAG GTTACCAGGAGTTTGGCCGACCTCCCTGTTCTATTTGCTCTCATGCGTGTTGTCCAAAGCCTTCTCCGTAATCCTCACATTCATATTGAACCATAT TTGCATCAGTTGATGCCATCAATGATCACTTGCATCGTCGCGAAAAGGCTTGGGCACAGGCTTTCAGACAACCATTGGGAGCTTAGAGACTTCTCTGCCAATTTGGTTGCTTCAGTATGTCGGAG GTATGGTCATGTGTACCACAATCTCCAAATCCGGTTAACAAAGACACTGGTCCATGCATTTCTTGACCCTCATAAAGCATTGACGCAACATTATGGTGCTGTTCAAGGGATATCTGCATTGGGGCCCAGTGTG ATTAGGCTTCTGCTTTTGCCCAACCTCCAGACGTACATGCAACTTTTGGATCCTGAATTACAACTTGAGAAGCAATCAAATGAAATGAAACGAAAGGAAGCATGGCGTGTTTACGGTGCCCTGCTG TGTGCTGCAGGCAAATGCTTGTATGAGCGGCTTAAGTTATTTCCTAATTTGCTCTCTCCGCCAACTCGGCCACTTCTGAGGAGTAATAGCAGAGTTGCAACAAACAACCCAA ATAAACGGAAGTCTAGTACAGACCTCTCTGCGTCTCAGCCACCTCTGAAGAAGATGGCGTCGGACGTATCAATGAGTCCCATGGGTTCAGCAGCTACAGTGGCAGGAAACATGCCAGGAAGCATGGATGGGTTCTCCGCCCAGCTACCCAACCCCAGCATGATGCAAGCCTCATCCTCCGGACAGAAGGTAGAAAGCATGACAACAGCAGGCGCGATCCGGAGAGACCAGGGAAACAACCACGCGCAAAGGGTCTCCACAGTGCTGAGGCAGGCCTGGAAGGAGGACCAAGACGCCGGGCATCTCCTGGGGTCGCTGCACGAGGTGTTCGGTGAAGCCATCTTCTCGTTCATCCAGCCACCGGAGCTATCCATCTTCCTGTAG
- the LOC123184315 gene encoding transcription initiation factor TFIID subunit 6 isoform X2: MSIVPKETIEVIAQSIGIPSLPADVSAALAPDVEYRLREIMQEAIKCMRHAKRTVLTADDVDSALSLRNVEPVYGFASGDPLRFKRAVGHKDLFYIDDREVDFKEIIEAPLPKAPLDTAVVVHWLAIEGVQPAIPENPPIDAISAPTENKRTEHAKDDGLPVDIKLPVKHILSRELQMYFDKIAELTMSRSSTPVFREALVSLSKDSGLHPLVPYFSYFIADEVTRSLADLPVLFALMRVVQSLLRNPHIHIEPYHITSKRATLVYCQLHQLMPSMITCIVAKRLGHRLSDNHWELRDFSANLVASVCRRYGHVYHNLQIRLTKTLVHAFLDPHKALTQHYGAVQGISALGPSVIRLLLLPNLQTYMQLLDPELQLEKQSNEMKRKEAWRVYGALLCAAGKCLYERLKLFPNLLSPPTRPLLRSNSRVATNNPNKRKSSTDLSASQPPLKKMASDVSMSPMGSAATVAGNMPGSMDGFSAQLPNPSMMQASSSGQKVESMTTAGAIRRDQGNNHAQRVSTVLRQAWKEDQDAGHLLGSLHEVFGEAIFSFIQPPELSIFL, translated from the exons atGAGCATCGTCCCCAAGGAGACGATCGAGGTGATTGCCCAGAGCATCGGCATCCCCTCCCTCCCCGCCGATGTCTCCGCCGCCCTCGCCCCCGACGTCGAGTACCGCCTCCGGGAGATCATGCAG GAGGCCATCAAGTGTATGCGGCATGCAAAGAGGACAGTTCTGACTGCCGATGATGTTGACAGTGCTCTGAGCCTGAGGAATGTTGAG CCTGTATATGGATTTGCATCTGGTGACCCCTTGCGGTTTAAGAGAGCTGTGGGCCATAAAGATCTCTTCTATATTGATGACAGGGAGGTAGACTTCAAAGAG ATTATCGAAGCTCCTCTACCGAAAGCTCCACTCGACACAGCAGTTGTTGTTCACTGGCTAGCGATTGAGGGCGTCCAACCTGCTATTCCAGAGAATCCTCCTATCGATG CAATTTCAGCACCAACTGAAAATAAAAGGACAGAGCATGCGAAGGATGATGGACTACCAGTTGACATCAAGCTTCCTGTTAAGCATATATTATCTAGAGAACTCCAG ATGTACTTTGATAAAATAGCAGAGCTTACTATGAGTAGATCAAGCACCCCAGTTTTTAGAGAAGCATTAGTGAGCCTGTCTAAAGACTCAGGCCTTCATCCGTTGGTTCCTTACTTTTCGTACTTCATTGCAGATGAG GTTACCAGGAGTTTGGCCGACCTCCCTGTTCTATTTGCTCTCATGCGTGTTGTCCAAAGCCTTCTCCGTAATCCTCACATTCATATTGAACCATAT CATATTACTTCTAAAAGGGCAACACTTGTTTATTGCCAGTTGCATCAGTTGATGCCATCAATGATCACTTGCATCGTCGCGAAAAGGCTTGGGCACAGGCTTTCAGACAACCATTGGGAGCTTAGAGACTTCTCTGCCAATTTGGTTGCTTCAGTATGTCGGAG GTATGGTCATGTGTACCACAATCTCCAAATCCGGTTAACAAAGACACTGGTCCATGCATTTCTTGACCCTCATAAAGCATTGACGCAACATTATGGTGCTGTTCAAGGGATATCTGCATTGGGGCCCAGTGTG ATTAGGCTTCTGCTTTTGCCCAACCTCCAGACGTACATGCAACTTTTGGATCCTGAATTACAACTTGAGAAGCAATCAAATGAAATGAAACGAAAGGAAGCATGGCGTGTTTACGGTGCCCTGCTG TGTGCTGCAGGCAAATGCTTGTATGAGCGGCTTAAGTTATTTCCTAATTTGCTCTCTCCGCCAACTCGGCCACTTCTGAGGAGTAATAGCAGAGTTGCAACAAACAACCCAA ATAAACGGAAGTCTAGTACAGACCTCTCTGCGTCTCAGCCACCTCTGAAGAAGATGGCGTCGGACGTATCAATGAGTCCCATGGGTTCAGCAGCTACAGTGGCAGGAAACATGCCAGGAAGCATGGATGGGTTCTCCGCCCAGCTACCCAACCCCAGCATGATGCAAGCCTCATCCTCCGGACAGAAGGTAGAAAGCATGACAACAGCAGGCGCGATCCGGAGAGACCAGGGAAACAACCACGCGCAAAGGGTCTCCACAGTGCTGAGGCAGGCCTGGAAGGAGGACCAAGACGCCGGGCATCTCCTGGGGTCGCTGCACGAGGTGTTCGGTGAAGCCATCTTCTCGTTCATCCAGCCACCGGAGCTATCCATCTTCCTGTAG
- the LOC123184315 gene encoding transcription initiation factor TFIID subunit 6 isoform X1 codes for MSIVPKETIEVIAQSIGIPSLPADVSAALAPDVEYRLREIMQEAIKCMRHAKRTVLTADDVDSALSLRNVEPVYGFASGDPLRFKRAVGHKDLFYIDDREVDFKEIIEAPLPKAPLDTAVVVHWLAIEGVQPAIPENPPIDAISAPTENKRTEHAKDDGLPVDIKLPVKHILSRELQMYFDKIAELTMSRSSTPVFREALVSLSKDSGLHPLVPYFSYFIADEVTRSLADLPVLFALMRVVQSLLRNPHIHIEPYHITSKRATLVYCQLHQLMPSMITCIVAKRLGHRLSDNHWELRDFSANLVASVCRRYGHVYHNLQIRLTKTLVHAFLDPHKALTQHYGAVQGISALGPSVQIRLLLLPNLQTYMQLLDPELQLEKQSNEMKRKEAWRVYGALLCAAGKCLYERLKLFPNLLSPPTRPLLRSNSRVATNNPNKRKSSTDLSASQPPLKKMASDVSMSPMGSAATVAGNMPGSMDGFSAQLPNPSMMQASSSGQKVESMTTAGAIRRDQGNNHAQRVSTVLRQAWKEDQDAGHLLGSLHEVFGEAIFSFIQPPELSIFL; via the exons atGAGCATCGTCCCCAAGGAGACGATCGAGGTGATTGCCCAGAGCATCGGCATCCCCTCCCTCCCCGCCGATGTCTCCGCCGCCCTCGCCCCCGACGTCGAGTACCGCCTCCGGGAGATCATGCAG GAGGCCATCAAGTGTATGCGGCATGCAAAGAGGACAGTTCTGACTGCCGATGATGTTGACAGTGCTCTGAGCCTGAGGAATGTTGAG CCTGTATATGGATTTGCATCTGGTGACCCCTTGCGGTTTAAGAGAGCTGTGGGCCATAAAGATCTCTTCTATATTGATGACAGGGAGGTAGACTTCAAAGAG ATTATCGAAGCTCCTCTACCGAAAGCTCCACTCGACACAGCAGTTGTTGTTCACTGGCTAGCGATTGAGGGCGTCCAACCTGCTATTCCAGAGAATCCTCCTATCGATG CAATTTCAGCACCAACTGAAAATAAAAGGACAGAGCATGCGAAGGATGATGGACTACCAGTTGACATCAAGCTTCCTGTTAAGCATATATTATCTAGAGAACTCCAG ATGTACTTTGATAAAATAGCAGAGCTTACTATGAGTAGATCAAGCACCCCAGTTTTTAGAGAAGCATTAGTGAGCCTGTCTAAAGACTCAGGCCTTCATCCGTTGGTTCCTTACTTTTCGTACTTCATTGCAGATGAG GTTACCAGGAGTTTGGCCGACCTCCCTGTTCTATTTGCTCTCATGCGTGTTGTCCAAAGCCTTCTCCGTAATCCTCACATTCATATTGAACCATAT CATATTACTTCTAAAAGGGCAACACTTGTTTATTGCCAGTTGCATCAGTTGATGCCATCAATGATCACTTGCATCGTCGCGAAAAGGCTTGGGCACAGGCTTTCAGACAACCATTGGGAGCTTAGAGACTTCTCTGCCAATTTGGTTGCTTCAGTATGTCGGAG GTATGGTCATGTGTACCACAATCTCCAAATCCGGTTAACAAAGACACTGGTCCATGCATTTCTTGACCCTCATAAAGCATTGACGCAACATTATGGTGCTGTTCAAGGGATATCTGCATTGGGGCCCAGTGTG CAGATTAGGCTTCTGCTTTTGCCCAACCTCCAGACGTACATGCAACTTTTGGATCCTGAATTACAACTTGAGAAGCAATCAAATGAAATGAAACGAAAGGAAGCATGGCGTGTTTACGGTGCCCTGCTG TGTGCTGCAGGCAAATGCTTGTATGAGCGGCTTAAGTTATTTCCTAATTTGCTCTCTCCGCCAACTCGGCCACTTCTGAGGAGTAATAGCAGAGTTGCAACAAACAACCCAA ATAAACGGAAGTCTAGTACAGACCTCTCTGCGTCTCAGCCACCTCTGAAGAAGATGGCGTCGGACGTATCAATGAGTCCCATGGGTTCAGCAGCTACAGTGGCAGGAAACATGCCAGGAAGCATGGATGGGTTCTCCGCCCAGCTACCCAACCCCAGCATGATGCAAGCCTCATCCTCCGGACAGAAGGTAGAAAGCATGACAACAGCAGGCGCGATCCGGAGAGACCAGGGAAACAACCACGCGCAAAGGGTCTCCACAGTGCTGAGGCAGGCCTGGAAGGAGGACCAAGACGCCGGGCATCTCCTGGGGTCGCTGCACGAGGTGTTCGGTGAAGCCATCTTCTCGTTCATCCAGCCACCGGAGCTATCCATCTTCCTGTAG